A genomic segment from Leptolyngbya boryana PCC 6306 encodes:
- a CDS encoding LabA-like NYN domain-containing protein: MLNHLNHEPETVFSPEQVLENRGRVAIFIDGSNLFYAALQLGIEIDYTKLLVRLTSGSRLLRSFFYTGVDRTNEKQQGFLLWMRRNGYRVISKDLVQLPDGSKKANLDVEIAVDMMSLAGSYDTAVLVSGDGDLAYAVNAVSYRGVRVEVVSLRSMTSDSLINVADRYIDLDNIKEDIQKTPRSYTYRPLSGIGLMDEHDDQHSS, from the coding sequence GTGTTGAATCATCTGAATCATGAGCCGGAGACGGTATTTTCTCCGGAGCAAGTCCTAGAAAATCGCGGGAGAGTTGCCATTTTCATTGATGGCTCAAATTTGTTCTATGCAGCCCTTCAGCTTGGCATTGAGATTGACTACACTAAGCTGCTGGTGCGCTTAACTTCTGGATCAAGATTGCTGCGATCGTTTTTCTATACTGGGGTCGATCGTACCAACGAGAAACAGCAGGGGTTTCTCTTGTGGATGCGACGCAATGGGTATCGCGTCATTTCTAAAGATTTAGTACAATTGCCAGACGGCTCGAAAAAGGCAAACTTAGATGTCGAGATTGCTGTCGATATGATGTCACTGGCAGGGTCTTATGATACTGCTGTCTTAGTCAGTGGCGATGGGGATTTGGCATATGCAGTGAACGCTGTCAGCTATCGTGGAGTGCGAGTTGAGGTTGTGAGCTTACGATCGATGACCAGCGATAGTTTGATTAATGTTGCGGATCGCTATATTGATCTCGACAATATTAAAGAGGATATCCAGAAAACACCGCGCAGCTACACGTATCGTCCGCTGTCAGGAATTGGCTTGATGGATGAACACGACGATCAACATTCATCCTAA